The following coding sequences are from one Kwoniella bestiolae CBS 10118 chromosome 2, complete sequence window:
- a CDS encoding signal peptidase I yields MASPYFRLRNVFSRYRPPPLLPTTIRTIQILATLHLVSTTLVELRICTGFSMLPTLSQHGDCVLVSPLPYWSPFSEKHTRSNRPKRGDVVVATSPMDPSQTVCKRVVGIEGDLIEIEPRRGNQRKWIDNAGVGFMVDVPQDIELEGHDENSHISHEELMRKPKRNGEGQWVKVPKGHVWLVGDNLSNSTDSRKYGPVPIAMVKGKVLARIYPNPAWIENNLRQIDE; encoded by the exons ATGGCCAGCCCTTACTTCCGACTACGCAATGTCTTCTCACGATATCGTCCACCGCCATTATTACCCACCACGATCCGGACCATCCAAATCTTGGCTACTCTCCACCTAGTCTCCACCACCCTAGTCGAGCTAAGGATATGCACCGGATTCTCAATGTTACCTACCCTATCTCAGCATGGTGATTGTGTCTTGGTATCGCCCTTACCATACTGGTCGCCATTCAGCGAGAAACACACGCGTTCAAATAGGCCTAAGAGGGGAGATGTGGTAGTCGCGACGTCACCCATGGACCCAAGTCAGACCGTCTGTAAGCGGGTGGTGGGGATTGAAGGTGACTTGATAGAGATAGAGCCTAGAAGGGGTAATCAGAGAAAATGGATCGATAATGCCGGTGTGGGATTTATGGTGGATGTACCCCAGGATATAGAGTTGGAAGGACACGATGAGAACAGTCATATTTCGCATgaggagctgatgagaaAACCAAAGAGGAATGGAGAGGGTCAATGGGTCAAGGTGCCCAAGGGTCATGTTTGGCTTGTGGGTGATAATCTTAGTAATTCGACGGATTCGAGGAAATATGGTCCTGTGCCTATTGCCATGGTCAAAGGGAAGGTGTTGGCTAGA ATATACCCTAATCCAGCTTGGATAGAGAACAATCTTAGACAGATAGATGAGTAG